The Betta splendens chromosome 2, fBetSpl5.4, whole genome shotgun sequence nucleotide sequence GCAGAAATGAATGAGCACATGATCTCAGCTTCATAATTACTGGTTTGCTAAAAGAGTAGTCACCTGTGGATTCGCTGGAACAGGAGCTGACCTTGCTTTTTGCTCTAGTTGTAAAATGGAAAATAGTGGTAGTAGTAGAATAATGGTCACATACTGAAAACACATGCTTTATAAGTACTGTAAAGGGATCTAGAACTATTAAAAAACTTAAATAAAGTtcaactttaatatttcaaagTGTTGTTTATAATTAAGACTTTGTTTTGCTGATTCATTGTAGTAAAATGTGCCAAAACACATACGTTTTGAAAACATTCTGAAGTTAATGCATTTAGAAGTCACTGTAAAAATTGAATTCAAGGGAAGTACAACTCACCTGTACCGTGGCAGTTGTTTCTCCTTGACAGGTTGTACGCAGAGAGACCCAATGAAACAACCATAAGGATGGTGAATATCAAAGCTCCACTTAAGTAATACACAAGAGAGCTGGAAGTGTTCACATCATCTGCGTTCATTAAAAAGAGACTTTTCAgcttgtactgtatattcacaAAAAGCTTGACCAAAAAGTTATATATGATAATGTATTTGATTATATTATTACATCAATGTAACTCACGCTTAATGTGAATGTCAGTTCCTTTACCAAACACTATTTGTCCACATGAGGCGACAGCACAGTAGTAGGTCCCAGCATGAGAAGCATTCAGGCTTTCCAGAGGCAGGTTGtagacacaggtgtgtgtctgtgtgtctggattCCTCTCACACTGATCGTTTCTGTCTCCGTTGGTATAAATGACTCCTGGACGAGCTTCTCCAGAGTCTTTGAACCAGTAAACGCTGTGTTGTCCATCACAGGTCccagtttgtactgtacagttcagAGTCACAGAGCCTCCTGGCTGGATGCTCCCAGACACTGACTGATGCACCAGAGCTGGGACGTTGGAGTCTGAGTCTCTTACACTGAGAATAATTCCCTCTGCAAAACTCAAGACAAAAGTATAGCTGCTCGCACAATAATATGTAGCTGAGTCTGAGACGGTCAAGTGAAAAATATGTAAATCATTTTTGCCTTCTTTAGTCTCCAATTTAAAGTGTTTATTGTCCTGGAATTCATTATGAAATGTAATTTTTGTATCATACACATAGAAACTAGAGATGAGCTTCGGTTTCTCTCCCAGAATTTGCTTATACCAGAAAAACCATGCTGAGTCATCACTTTCATAGGAACACTGTAGAGTCACATTGTCTCCAATATTTAGTGGCAATAATCCTTTCATCTGCGAGAGCAATGATGGGGAACTCAGATCAACCTTCTGAGCTgagaacaaaagcaaacacacaaacacttatattcagtctgaaaagaaaaacataaaaggTAATGAAATAAGACACTTTTTAGTCAAGTCTTATTTAGGTATAAAAAAGTAGAGCCACAAAACACAACTCACCGTGTTTCCCCATGAACAGACAAGTCAGACACAAGACAAACTTCAGAGATGACATCTTGTTTGAATTCTTACCTTGAATGAAAAGGGACTCAATGCTTTTGGTCTCTGCAGAGATGAGGCTGTCTGTGATTGGGTGAGCTGATATGACACGTCTTTGTACATCCTAGTTAGGAAACATCACATGTTCAGTGCAACCTATAGTGTTGTTTGCTTTCTGAGACATTCCCACGGTGAAAATATCTTTGGCAACATATTTTCTAATGTGGAGAAACAAATGACCTTGCAACATGATCTATGgagcacaataataataacagaggCATTAGTTTGAACATTATCATGCTGAGACATTAGTCTGTCTGCTGTACTTGCGATATTTACCAAGGATTTTTCTATAATTTGGATTTGTTTTTGAGGACAGCTTTTGTTTTAAAGGGTTCAATAAAGGGTTCAATGTGAACACTTGGTGGTCCTTACTGCATGCTGGGGAACCTTTGTTATAGTCTTTAGTTTGCTTTCTGATGCATTTAGGAGAGAGTGCTATCACCTCTACTGTACAACTTGTTCAAAGCCTTACCAACTactaaagcaaaagaaaaacaaagcaagacCTGGTGTAAAGGTAGAATGCTCTTAACTCTTAATGTGTTTGAGTGAGTTAATGGAATATCTTTACTATGATCTAAAGTGTTTCCCCTAGGATCATGACTTTGGGGGGTTAGGGGGTATGggtgggttagggttagagttTGCGGCAACACACTAACACAAACACTTGCTACTCATAGTGtttatgtttcttttaattacagtataacaatatattataaCGTCtgaacaattactgtacaataacgTAAAAACTGTACACTGAACTAAACACTAACCAtcagaaatatttttttaaaaagtttaacaATTGCCCTCTGAGAGTCATTCGGTGTTGTCTAGGACCTGCAGCACGTGGGCCCTTTTCTTTACTTTAACTCGGATTAGGAGAGCTACACTGGCTTCGACGCACAGTCTCTGccggctggtgtgtgtgtgcgtgcacgtgtctgtgtgtgcacgcatTGGGGAGGAACTACGCCATGTGCGATACGTAGGACAATTGTAAACGTGCATACGTGGAGACAGAAATTACATATCGTATAAAAAACATAAGTCTGTTTAGTGTAATAAGAGAAAAAAACGGGGGGCGCGAGTGCCGTTGGGGGGCTGCCCCCCAATATAATGGTAGGGGAAGCACTGGAGTCAATCATATCAAAATGTGCAGAACAAGCTAATGTAAAACGTCCAACATTGCTGAAAAAATCTATGGGACCTATCTCTCTTAGCCTGGCATTTCAATCTACTGTATCTGGCTGCACGGTTCCTCAGATCTGTGGTTCGCGACCCTCAGGACTGTGGACCGGTACCAATTCATTGGTACGAGGCCACACAGAAAgaatacatatattatataccaatatacataaattatttctgtcagtCTGAACgatattttattttggaaaattacTGGATTATCTCCGCTACAATATATGATGCAATACTGGatcttatatttatttttgtcctgTCCAGAATCTTGTaatgtgatggacagttttgctttatcgAGAAAAgtatataaacaatatatacCTTTCCTGATCATTGACTCTTGTCTAATTGTCCTTTTTGCATATTTCTGAAGTCAGCCTCAGAGTTGGtggctgaaaaaaataaaatacatacaatatTAAACCACAATCATAATAATCAAACATTAGTTATAATAGTAAATGACAGCAGTACATACCTGTACAGCTAAGTTTAAGATGTGCTGGTGCAGTGTCCCACTACATAGTTAGTGGactgtgtaatggaaaaattgtgcctttgtgctatttcttatccaacacagtcgtcatgtgctggttaggtgcaatactgaaaattcttacacaaacaactaatctcttgtgccctgtcgtacatcaagtccaaacatctgatgttccatttgactgactaatagtttatgatatatgtttgtcttttacacacggactctggctccatcctatctgactccccaccagacccaaggctgttaaagcgaatgcatcttgtcttggaagttcggtgttccttcctttggataacaagacatgacgatgcagaagtgagaacgtaaacattcttactcacGATGaaataaggtggcacaaacaactCCATTGCTGCAGACATTCCACCgcagccagagaaaggggttaaaaggcagaagcaacttgaggatcgtgggctctttgcatcacaccttcgtggtgtgtgcactgatctccccagctggtttttggtttgttgatgtgcacgatcaacatccatgcttttgatttgctttcctcattaattttattttccttaatttttataataaatctcacaaaagacaactctctcatctgcctctttatgggaaatttccaccacaactgtACAATTACAGTGTAAAACAAAAGGGTAAGAATGTCACTGGTGCATGAACAGAGCCACTTGCTAAAGCCAGGGTGGTGAGCAGAGCCCTGCCTCTACAACCAGTACAGAGAGTGGTAAGAAGGAAACTAGAAGCCAGGGAGTCTACTAATAGTTCAGGGGCCGTGGACCGAGTTGCCCACACATAACCTTCCAGGCAGAGTAGCAGAGGTCACAGAGACAAAACCTGGGGTCAGATCGGGCCACTGTTGGGTTAATGCCTGCTGACTTGGGGAGAGCGTGAGGCTCCCCAAATTCCCCCCCAGTGAAAGCGAGACAATGGAGCCCGAGTCCATAGGGAGCCCAACACGTAAAAGGGGCATTTATTGAAGCAGGTTGTTGCCTGTCATCATCCCACGTCACTGAAGGTGGgattatgaataataataaaatagtaataataataataataataataataataataataattaataagacACATTGTCTTATTaaaaatgtggaaaaagtgATTAGAGCAAAAGTACTAAAAGTACAACTTTAACATAGTTTATTTACTGTGGTCTACAACTTTACACCAGAGTAAACACATTCACTTAAGACTTCATTCCTCAGTCGTCTTGATCTGTTTGCCTGGTTAACATGTAATGCAGCATAATGAAGGTTGTCGTTGGAGTCCTGGAACAATTACGTAGAGCATCACATAAACTGGCCACATTTCAACACATTTCTAAAGAATAATGACATATTTAATAAGAGAATAAGACTCACCTCCACATTTGTTGTTGAGGGAGCTGTAAATAAGAAAATGCCACATTTTATGGAAAAGCCAAATTTAGTGTATGTACAATATATACTTCAACATAAATACTACAAATTACCTGAACATTTGCAATTTCCCTTGATCATCTTGCATATTAGGAaagacagtaacacacacaggaTGGTGGTGAATGCCACAGCTCCACTCAAGACATATACCAAGAGAGACGAGTTTATCTGGCCTGAAAGTTTAGAAATGAGGTGAAACCATGAGTGGCCATGAGTATTCCCTGGCTTTATTCAGAATTTGAACTTTGGTAGACATTTACTCACGCTCAAAAACCAGTTTGGTCCCGTTTCCAAACAGAATGTGTCCACATGAGGCGACAGCACAGTAGTAGGTCCCAGTATGAGAAGCATTCAGGCTTTTTAGAGGCAGGTTGtagacacaggtgtgtgtctgtgtgtctggattCCTCTCACACTGATCATTTCTGTCTCCGTGGGTGTAAATAATTCCTGGACGAGCTTCTCCAGAGTCTTTGAACCAGTAAACACTGTGTTGTCCATCACAGGTCccagtttgtactgtacagttcagAGTCACAGAGCCTCCTAGCTGGATGCTCCCAGACACTGACTGATGCACCAGAGCTGGGACGTTGGAGTCTGAGTCTCTTACACTGAGAATAATTCCCTCTGCAAAACTCAAGACAAAAGTATAGCTGCTCGCACAATAATATGTAGCTGAGTCTGAGACGTTCAAGTGCAAAATATGTAAATCATTTTTGCCTTCTTTACTCTCTAATTTAAAGCGTTTATTTTCCTTAAATTCATTATGAAATGTAATTTTTGGATCATACATATAAAAACTAGAGATGAGCTTCGGTTTCTCTCCCAGAATTTGCTTATACCAGAAAAGCCATGCTGAGTCATCGCCTTTATAGGAACACCGTAGGGTCACATTGTCTCCGATATTTACTGGCAATAATCCTTTCATCTGAGAGAGCAATGATGGGGAACTCTGATCAACCTTCTGAGCTgagaacaaaagcaaacacacaaacacttataTTCAGTCtgtaaagaaaaacataaaaggTAATGAAAAAGGAAGCTTTTTAGTGAAGTCCCACAAAACACAACTCACCGTTTTTCCCCATGAACAGACAACTCAGACACAGGACAAACTTCAGAGATGACATCTTGTTTGAATTCTTACCTTGAATGAAAAGGGACTCAATGCTTTTGGTCTCTGCAGAGATGAGGCTGTCTGTGATTGGTTGAGCTGATATGACACGTCTTTGTACATCCTAGTTAGGAAACATCACATGTTCAGTGCAACCTATAGTGTTGTTTGCTTTCTAAGACATTCCCACGGTGGAAATATCTTTGGCAACATATTTTCTAATGTAGAGAAACAAATGACCTTGCAATATGATATATGGagcatattaataataacaggGGCATTAGTTAAGGCGATATTCAGCAAATGTAGTTGAGTACAAACGGTGGTCCTTACTGCATGATTGGGAACTCTTTGTTACTGTCTTTACTTTGCTTTCTGATACATTTAGGTGAAAGTGCAGTCATGTCTACTGTACAAACTGGTGTAGAGGTTGTAGCAAAAGAAAACCAAAGCAAGACCTGGGATGAAGGCAAAATCATACCTAAAGTCAACCATATCAAAATGTGCAGAGCAAGCTAATGTAAAACATCCAATATTGCTGAAGAATTCTATGGCGCCTACCTCTCTTAGCCTGGATTTTCCATATAGGTCCACAGGTCCATAGGTTAATTATTTTTGTCTAATTGTCCTTTTTGCATATATCTGATGTTAGCCTCAGAGTTGGtggctgaaaataaataaatcaacaaaTAATAGGAGACCACAACAAttataatcaaacattaaaaattaaaataagaataggaatacctttattagtcccacagcagggaaattgCACCTTACAACAGCAAGaggaaagcaaaaacaaaacagagaaactACACAAACATACATCTATACAGTAAATAGGTCACACAACCTTAATGTAAATGAAGCACACACCCATAAACAAGCACACATCAACGAACAGGGCAAATGTAGTTAGCAGATCTGGTTGAAGAGTcttacagcagcaggcaggcaAGATCTGGGAtatctctctttcacacagcgagggttgAGGgtggctgatcagaacttatcagcctGTTcctatgggccagtaggtgctgctctacctactcgctaacagctagcagctagctaagttgctacgttcagcggcttcggacgttattgtggtaagggttagggttagggttagataaCGGGTTGGGGGTTCAGGTTAcggttagctaacacaatacagctagcaacttactaagttatgctcgctaataaatcaaaaactT carries:
- the LOC114844111 gene encoding uncharacterized protein LOC114844111 isoform X2 — protein: MKGLLPLNIGDNVTLQCSYESDDSAWFFWYKQILGEKPKLISSFYVYDTKITFHNEFQDNKHFKLETKEGKNDLHIFHLTVSDSATYYCASSYTFVLSFAEGIILSVRDSDSNVPALVHQSVSGSIQPGGSVTLNCTVQTGTCDGQHSVYWFKDSGEARPGVIYTNGDRNDQCERNPDTQTHTCVYNLPLESLNASHAGTYYCAVASCGQIVFGKGTDIHIKHDVNTSSSLVYYLSGALIFTILMVVSLGLSAYNLSRRNNCHGTEQKARSAPVPANPQGCEEVNSLHYAALGVNSSNRSRKQKSSTQTECVYSGVK
- the LOC114866732 gene encoding uncharacterized protein LOC114866732, yielding MSSLKFVLCLSCLFMGKNAQKVDQSSPSLLSQMKGLLPVNIGDNVTLRCSYKGDDSAWLFWYKQILGEKPKLISSFYMYDPKITFHNEFKENKRFKLESKEGKNDLHILHLNVSDSATYYCASSYTFVLSFAEGIILSVRDSDSNVPALVHQSVSGSIQLGGSVTLNCTVQTGTCDGQHSVYWFKDSGEARPGIIYTHGDRNDQCERNPDTQTHTCVYNLPLKSLNASHTGTYYCAVASCGHILFGNGTKLVFERQINSSLLVYVLSGAVAFTTILCVLLSFLICKMIKGNCKCSAPSTTNVEDSNDNLHYAALHVNQANRSRRLRNEVLSECVYSGVKL
- the LOC114844111 gene encoding uncharacterized protein LOC114844111 isoform X1; protein product: MSSLKFVLCLTCLFMGKHAQKVDLSSPSLLSQMKGLLPLNIGDNVTLQCSYESDDSAWFFWYKQILGEKPKLISSFYVYDTKITFHNEFQDNKHFKLETKEGKNDLHIFHLTVSDSATYYCASSYTFVLSFAEGIILSVRDSDSNVPALVHQSVSGSIQPGGSVTLNCTVQTGTCDGQHSVYWFKDSGEARPGVIYTNGDRNDQCERNPDTQTHTCVYNLPLESLNASHAGTYYCAVASCGQIVFGKGTDIHIKHDVNTSSSLVYYLSGALIFTILMVVSLGLSAYNLSRRNNCHGTEQKARSAPVPANPQGCEEVNSLHYAALGVNSSNRSRKQKSSTQTECVYSGVK